Below is a window of Salvelinus alpinus chromosome 5, SLU_Salpinus.1, whole genome shotgun sequence DNA.
AACTCCTTCACCATTGGCCAGGAGACGGAGCTCGAGTCGCCGACCGGGGAGAAAGTCACTGTGGGTGGCGCATGTCACAACCCAACCATGAGTTTCATACATGTAGCCTGGATTTATCCATCTCCCTACATATACAGCCAGTATCTAACTAAACTATAAGTTCAGCTGATGTGGGGTCACTATGGTTAGTTCAGGTCCCAGTGATGTTGTGGGAGGACTGACTTTCTTTGGCAGAGAATCTCCTCTGCTCTCCAGGGACGGGGCTCACAGTTGCACAATTATAGCAGTTTACGTCTCATAACCAACTCACACACCTGATGCACACTGTCATACTTTTTCTCCTCCATATATGGCCATCCAACTTGGGCCTGTTAAATTGGTGCTAGTTGACTgtagttggtgaccactgctttcAGATCTAACCATTGACCTCTCCTGTGTTTCAGTCTGTGGTGATGAGGGAAGGTAACAAGCTGACGTCCTTAATTAATGGGATAGAATACGTCATAGAACTTATAGACCCAAACATCCTCGTCAACGTGAGTCTGGGGAATATGGCTGGGGGTTCACGAAGCGACACTATTTCAGGGTTAATTTATACCATTAACAAAATGGGTGGTCTTTAACAGTGTCGTGAATGCAATTCAACAGTTTGCTGCCACCAATGTTCTAATTACATGCTGACCCCACCGCTCgggtcgcaaaataaatgtacacccacactgctcgcgcaccTCAGCAAGCGTCTGCGTGGCCAGGTGCTAAAATAGAAATTGGTTTTATTTGTGATGCTCAACGTGCTGCAAGTctggcctctcccatctcctcattggtttctaggagcatatacccatgtgTGTGATTGACTTTGAGGTCCACACTGGTCAGTTGTGGTAAAGTTGGTTGTCAACCGCCATATAAAGGAGGCGAGATGACGAATAACAAGTTCGGTTCACTGttttctgtggattaattgtcagagtagaccttgtgcatttcaggcaaaataacaacccaatgtttgtataccaggacaaattagctagctagctaaatgcttTTTGCCCCCAAATGAATGTAactgttttgatatttcaacctgcgtgtcctgatcactAATGTGGGTGAACAAAATCAATGTGAGAATGAGCGCGTCCGGTTTGGTCAGCATAGTGTACTGGCATGGATTTATTGAGTGTAATGATTAATGATGCTTTCTCTTTTCAGACCATGACTCTGGCTGGCATCTCATACAAGAGGACCAGCAAACGAATATGAAGATCTACTGCACTCTTTGGATTAATAAAATGTGAACGGCATGGAATGGTCTGGTCTCAGCATTTCATATCAATGGGTAGAACTTCAGGGAAAATTGAGGATTGTAATAATGAGGCAAGGTTTGAGTTGGATTAGTGACGTATAAAGCAGTCCCATTAAAATGTGAACCCAGCATTGTTGAAATGAAGGCTTTGGAGGTTCCATCTAGTCTGTTGCAATATGGGTCAGAATCCTACCACCATTGGGTGCGTCAGTTTTAAAAGCAGATTCCTCAATTTCCAGTTACTTTTGAAAATCAAGTTTCAGGAATTCTAGTGGCTGTGCTTTTGGACATTGCTTTCACTAGTTCCACCCCAGTGTAGCTGACCAAGGGCTAAAGGTGCACCATTTGAGGGTGACTGGTTTCCAAGCTACAGTGTGGTTGGAAAAGCTAAGGACCCGGGGACTAAAaacatccctctgcaactggatcctgcacttcctgactggctgcccacaggtggtaaggttaggcaacaacacatctgccacactgatcctcaacactggggcccctcctgtactccctgttcacccacaatgGCGTGGCCACAACTGCGTGgtaaaacacaactccaacaccacgTTTGAGGTGCACCACAAcaccagtggtaggcctgatcaccgacaatgatgagaccgTCTATAAAGAGgtcagacctggcagtgtggtgcaaggacaacctcaatgtgagcaagacaaaggagctgatcgtggactacaggaaaaggcgagcTAAACAagtccccattaacatcgacagagCAGTTCGcgaatttcaagttccttggtgtccacattaccaacgaactatcatggtccaaacaaaccaagacagttgtgaagagggcacaacgtctttcctccaccccctctgtgttgtacactgctgctattcgatgcttatctatgcatagtcacttcacatatgtacaaattacctcaactaacctgtacccctgcacattgactcggtaccgataGCCTGGTCATtgctttttaaatatatttatctTCTTGAACTACACTTTtgggtaagggcttgtaagtaagcatttcacggtaaggtctacacttgttgtatttggcgcttgtgacaaagtttgatttgacgtGTCATGGAAGTAGGAATTGAAGGGTTGATTTGTCTGACATATTTGTATAATAATGTGAGGTCACTACTACTGCTGGCTGTTGGTTTCTTGACACCTGCCGCCATAGGTTCGTTCATGCTTATTGGCTAGTCCTTCATGGCCCCCTGTGTGTGTAGAAAATATTACTCATTCTACTTAAACATCCTTTACTCCAACTGTCTTCAGAACCTAGGTGGGATAATGTCATAAAGATGCATTTTAATCTTGCAGATCATCCTGTGTGAGGTTCATGTCTTAC
It encodes the following:
- the LOC139576453 gene encoding fatty acid-binding protein, liver-type-like is translated as MSFSGIYQMETHENFESFMEAIGLPDELIQEGKDIKSISEIEETGDHFKMTVTTGTKILTNSFTIGQETELESPTGEKVTSVVMREGNKLTSLINGIEYVIELIDPNILVNTMTLAGISYKRTSKRI